One region of Mus musculus strain C57BL/6J chromosome 15, GRCm38.p6 C57BL/6J genomic DNA includes:
- the Top1mt gene encoding DNA topoisomerase I, mitochondrial isoform 1 (isoform 1 is encoded by transcript variant 1) — protein sequence MLLLWLRALCRRFQHVPCRVPSCQVSRVAKANRAGWEETSKSSVKWRQLEHKGPYFTPAYEPLPDGVHFLYDGKPLKLSLAAEEVATFYGKMLHLECTSKEVFRRNFFSDWRKEMTPEERRLITHLDKCDFTEIHKHFLERAEARRTLPREQKQKLKEEAEKLQQEFGYCVLDGHREKIGNFKTEPPGLFRGRGDHPKMGMLKRRVMPEDVVINCSRDSKIPEPPAGHQWKEVRSDNTVMWLAAWVEHIQNSFKYVILNPSSKPKGEMDWQKYEVARRLKGVVDKIRAQYQADWKSPEMKKRQLAVALYFIDKLALRTGNEKEEGETADTVGCCSLRVEHIRLHAPAGGQEHVVELDFLGKDSIRYKNHVTVEKLVFQNLQHFMEDKDPRDDLFDALTTSSLNKHLQDLMEGLTAKVFRTYNASVTLQEQLRVLTRAEDSVTCKVLAYNRANRAVAVLCNHQRAVPKTFEKSMQTLQKKIETKKAQVAEAQVELQKAETDLRMRGDSKPKSFLQKQRRLLKLEEQLARLCAKATDKEENKQVALGTAKLNYLDPRISIAWCKRFGVPVEKIYNKTQRERFAWAFNQAGEDFEF from the exons atgctgctgctgtggctcagAGCCCTGTGCCGGCGTTTCCAGCATGTCCCCTGCCGCGTCCCTTCCTGTCAGGTGTCCCGGGTCGCGAAGGCGAACAGAGCCGG GTGGGAAGAAACGAGCAAGAGCAGTGTGAAGTGGAGGCAGCTGGAGCACAAGGGCCCGTACTTCACCCCAGCCTACGAGCCCCTTCCTGACGGAGTGCACTTCCTCTACGATG GCAAACCGCTGAAGCTGAGCTTGGCAGCGGAGGAGGTCGCTACCTTCTATGGGAAAATGCTGCATCTTGAGTGTACGAGCAAGGAAGTCTTTCGGAGGAACTTCTTCAGTGACTGGCGGAAG GAGATGACACCTGAGGAGAGGAGGCTCATCACACACCTTGACAAATGTGACTTCACGGAGATCCATAAGCACTTCCTGGAAAGAGCTGAGGCCCGCAGGACCCTGCCCAGGGAGCAGAAGCAG AAGCTAAAGGAAGAGGCCGAGAAACTGCAGCAGGAGTTTGGCTATTGCGTTTTAGATGGCCACAGAGAAAAAATAGGCAATTTCAAGACGGAACCACCCGGCTTGTTCCGTGGCCGAGGTGACCATCCCAAGATGGGGATGTTGAAGAGGAGGGTCATGCCAGAGGATGTGGTCATTAACTGCAGCAG GGATTCCAAGATCCCTGAGCCCCCAGCCGGTCACCAGTGGAAAGAGGTACGCTCAGATAACACAGTCATGTGGCTGGCTGCCTGGGTGGAGCACATCCAGAACTCCTTCAAGTATGTCATACTGAACCCCAGCTCCAAGCCGAAG GGGGAGATGGATTGGCAGAAGTATGAGGTAGCGCGACGCTTGAAGGGGGTTGTGGACAAGATCCGTGCCCAGTATCAGGCTGACTGGAAGTCACCAGAAATGAAGAAGAGACAGCTGGCTGTCGCCCTTTATTTTATTGATAAG CTGGCACTGCGGACAGGCAATGAGAAGGAAGAGGGCGAGACGGCCGACACCGTGGGCTGCTGCTCGCTCCGTGTGGAGCACATCCGACTGCACGCGCCCGCAGGTGGCCAGGAGCACGTTGTAGAGCTGGACTTCTTGGGAAAGGATTCCATCCGCTATAAGAACCACGTGACGGTGGAGAAGCTC GTGTTCCAGAACCTTCAGCACTTCATGGAAGACAAGGACCCTAGGGATGACCTCTTTGATGCACTGACC ACTTCCAGCCTGAACAAGCACTTGCAGGACTTGATGGAAGGGCTGACAGCCAAGGTGTTCCGGACCTACAATGCCTCTGTCACTCTGCAGGAGCAGCTGCGGGTGCTGACCCGTG CGGAAGACAGCGTAACCTGCAAAGTCTTAGCTTACAACCGGGCGAACCGGGCTGTGGCAGTCCTCTGTAACCATCAGAGAGCAGTTCCCAAGACCTTCGAGAAGTCGATGCAGACACTTCAAAAAAAG ATTGAGACAAAGAAGGCACAGGTGGCTGAGGCACAGGTAGAGCTGCAGAAAGCAGAGACTGACCTGAGAATGAGAGGGGACAGCAAACCCAAAAG TTTCCTTCAGAAGCAGCGACGATTGTTAAAGCTGGAAGAACAGCTGGCCCGATTGTGCGCGAAGGCCACAGACAAGGAGGAGAATAAGCAGGTGGCCCTGGGCACCGCCAAGCTCAACTATCTGGACCCCAGGATCAGCATCGCCTG GTGTAAGAGATTTGGAGTGCCTGTGGAGAAGATCTACAACAAGACCCAGAGAGAGAGGTTTGCCTGGGCCTTCAACCAGGCAGGTGAAGACTTTGAATTCTAA
- the Top1mt gene encoding DNA topoisomerase I, mitochondrial isoform 2 (isoform 2 is encoded by transcript variant 2) has product MLLLWLRALCRRFQHVPCRVPSCQVSRVAKANRAGWEETSKSSVKWRQLEHKGPYFTPAYEPLPDGVHFLYDGKPLKLSLAAEEVATFYGKMLHLECTSKEVFRRNFFSDWRKEMTPEERRLITHLDKCDFTEIHKHFLERAEARRTLPREQKQLKEEAEKLQQEFGYCVLDGHREKIGNFKTEPPGLFRGRGDHPKMGMLKRRVMPEDVVINCSRDSKIPEPPAGHQWKEVRSDNTVMWLAAWVEHIQNSFKYVILNPSSKPKGEMDWQKYEVARRLKGVVDKIRAQYQADWKSPEMKKRQLAVALYFIDKLALRTGNEKEEGETADTVGCCSLRVEHIRLHAPAGGQEHVVELDFLGKDSIRYKNHVTVEKLVFQNLQHFMEDKDPRDDLFDALTTSSLNKHLQDLMEGLTAKVFRTYNASVTLQEQLRVLTRAEDSVTCKVLAYNRANRAVAVLCNHQRAVPKTFEKSMQTLQKKIETKKAQVAEAQVELQKAETDLRMRGDSKPKSFLQKQRRLLKLEEQLARLCAKATDKEENKQVALGTAKLNYLDPRISIAWCKRFGVPVEKIYNKTQRERFAWAFNQAGEDFEF; this is encoded by the exons atgctgctgctgtggctcagAGCCCTGTGCCGGCGTTTCCAGCATGTCCCCTGCCGCGTCCCTTCCTGTCAGGTGTCCCGGGTCGCGAAGGCGAACAGAGCCGG GTGGGAAGAAACGAGCAAGAGCAGTGTGAAGTGGAGGCAGCTGGAGCACAAGGGCCCGTACTTCACCCCAGCCTACGAGCCCCTTCCTGACGGAGTGCACTTCCTCTACGATG GCAAACCGCTGAAGCTGAGCTTGGCAGCGGAGGAGGTCGCTACCTTCTATGGGAAAATGCTGCATCTTGAGTGTACGAGCAAGGAAGTCTTTCGGAGGAACTTCTTCAGTGACTGGCGGAAG GAGATGACACCTGAGGAGAGGAGGCTCATCACACACCTTGACAAATGTGACTTCACGGAGATCCATAAGCACTTCCTGGAAAGAGCTGAGGCCCGCAGGACCCTGCCCAGGGAGCAGAAGCAG CTAAAGGAAGAGGCCGAGAAACTGCAGCAGGAGTTTGGCTATTGCGTTTTAGATGGCCACAGAGAAAAAATAGGCAATTTCAAGACGGAACCACCCGGCTTGTTCCGTGGCCGAGGTGACCATCCCAAGATGGGGATGTTGAAGAGGAGGGTCATGCCAGAGGATGTGGTCATTAACTGCAGCAG GGATTCCAAGATCCCTGAGCCCCCAGCCGGTCACCAGTGGAAAGAGGTACGCTCAGATAACACAGTCATGTGGCTGGCTGCCTGGGTGGAGCACATCCAGAACTCCTTCAAGTATGTCATACTGAACCCCAGCTCCAAGCCGAAG GGGGAGATGGATTGGCAGAAGTATGAGGTAGCGCGACGCTTGAAGGGGGTTGTGGACAAGATCCGTGCCCAGTATCAGGCTGACTGGAAGTCACCAGAAATGAAGAAGAGACAGCTGGCTGTCGCCCTTTATTTTATTGATAAG CTGGCACTGCGGACAGGCAATGAGAAGGAAGAGGGCGAGACGGCCGACACCGTGGGCTGCTGCTCGCTCCGTGTGGAGCACATCCGACTGCACGCGCCCGCAGGTGGCCAGGAGCACGTTGTAGAGCTGGACTTCTTGGGAAAGGATTCCATCCGCTATAAGAACCACGTGACGGTGGAGAAGCTC GTGTTCCAGAACCTTCAGCACTTCATGGAAGACAAGGACCCTAGGGATGACCTCTTTGATGCACTGACC ACTTCCAGCCTGAACAAGCACTTGCAGGACTTGATGGAAGGGCTGACAGCCAAGGTGTTCCGGACCTACAATGCCTCTGTCACTCTGCAGGAGCAGCTGCGGGTGCTGACCCGTG CGGAAGACAGCGTAACCTGCAAAGTCTTAGCTTACAACCGGGCGAACCGGGCTGTGGCAGTCCTCTGTAACCATCAGAGAGCAGTTCCCAAGACCTTCGAGAAGTCGATGCAGACACTTCAAAAAAAG ATTGAGACAAAGAAGGCACAGGTGGCTGAGGCACAGGTAGAGCTGCAGAAAGCAGAGACTGACCTGAGAATGAGAGGGGACAGCAAACCCAAAAG TTTCCTTCAGAAGCAGCGACGATTGTTAAAGCTGGAAGAACAGCTGGCCCGATTGTGCGCGAAGGCCACAGACAAGGAGGAGAATAAGCAGGTGGCCCTGGGCACCGCCAAGCTCAACTATCTGGACCCCAGGATCAGCATCGCCTG GTGTAAGAGATTTGGAGTGCCTGTGGAGAAGATCTACAACAAGACCCAGAGAGAGAGGTTTGCCTGGGCCTTCAACCAGGCAGGTGAAGACTTTGAATTCTAA